AGTTTAAGCCACCAGTGAAACCCTTCTTCTCAAATTTGCCGACATAGTAGTTAACATCATCCTCGGACAACCAACTTGGCAAGGCAATCGGAGAATCAGAGGGATGTCCAAAGCATTTACCCTTAGGTAGGAAAAGTGGACCAGGGTGGCGAAATAAGGTTAGGAATTCCTTAATAACTCTTGCAGTACCAATTTGGGCGAACTCGGCTTCTATCTCTCCAGGCTCCTACAAGATTTGTAAGTAATTTGTAGATCATTTTAAAATCGATGCAATCCCAAATTTTATGTGTTTGTTAAATTCCTGTGACTTTTGTTACTTCCACCCCAAAAAAATTGACAAAATAAGCTCTTGCACcaataagaaaataagaacatAATCTTCATCTGAGGATTTCTAGGAAAAATATCGAACCTGAAATCTGCAAATATAGTAGTCATCCCCGTATGCAGCTTTCATGGATTCAAGAGTCTTCATCTGAGGATTTCTAGGATAAAAATGCACGCTCAAGTTGACTAGAGCCTTCACTCGATCGGGTCGGAACAGGCAAAGATACCAAGCAATTAGTGCACCCCAGTCGTGTCCCACCACGAACACCTTCTCCTGGTCGTCGGTGACGGCATCCAAGAGCGCAATGAGATCTCCCACCACATAGAAGCAAGTGTAGCTCGACGCGTCTGGTGGCGCATCCGTGTCGCCGTAGCCGCGGAGGTCTGGAGCCACTGCTCGGTAGCCGAGCGCGGCCAATGCTTGTATTTGGTGCCTCCAGGAGTACCAGAGCTCCGGGAAGCCGTGGATGAAGAGGACCACAGGGCCTTGGCCTTTCTCGGCTACGTGCATGTCAATGCCGTTGACTCTAACCGTTCTGTGCTCTACTCCCTCCATATcgatctcttcttctttctctccttGACAATATTTTCGTAATCTGAAGCTCTGAAACTGAGTGGGAACGGAGAGTGATGATATATAGCGAAGCAATTTAAGAGTTCTTATCGTGAGAAAAGCGAGGGGTACAGGGGCGGATCCTATGCATTAGCATCcccaatttatttatttttaagtgAAGTATCCCGTATCCATATCCACAACCACAACCACAACCACACCCACACTCACAATTCACACTTACGCTCACTCACACTTAGTGTGTGTTTATCGCAGCTGTAACTTATAAAAAAAGCTGATTTATACTTATTTCTGAGAATAAGTTACTGATAAATAAAGTGGctgagtgtttggtaaactgactTATAATAAGTGTTGTGAGtgttaaaagtaattttaaagCATTTGGTAAACTGAAAAGTAAAAGTGTTTGTAGTATGTAGAATGACTAATTTAGACATGAATCCAATAAATTGACTTCTTATACtacaaattattttaaaattagttttcagtattaattaatttttttcttatatttagaATTTACATTATTGCGGAGATTCTATAAATCAAGAATTTGACAATTTTGTGTGAGTTATAGTAAGTATTTGAGTTGCATCAATATTCTAGCTCAAACCGTTCACACATAAATTAACTGCAACCAACATTAATAACAAAGTACAGTTTACATTGATATCAAGTAGCAACAAAACATAAACTTGATGTGCTAAGAATATCTTGACACATCTAAGAATCCCTAGTACCACACACACTCCATAAACGTTCAGTAATTTCTCTTCTTATGTTTTCCATTTCTTGTTGACTATGACCATGATATTCTCCTTCAATATTATCATCAATCTCCAGACGCGACCTTGATACGCTTCTTAAACCTTTTTCAACTTGGACAAAATGCCGATCACGAGTAGTATGCCTTCGTATATAATTATGAAGAGTCATGGTTGCAATGACAATCTTCACTTGCTTCTCAAATGAAAATCCTTCCATGTTCCTTAAAATATGCAATTTCTTTTTCCAAACTCCAAATGTGCGCTCTATGACGCTTCTAAGAGAAAAGTGAActttattaaataattttttttcatttgttgGTGCGCGGTCACGATATTCTTGAAAATGTTGTTTTGGACCTTTATAAGGTCCTAAAAAGCCATTCATtagtaaaaaataataatatcatCACATGTTTCAGTCCATGAAAGATGAATTTATCAAACACTAATAGATATATTTACATACCCCGATTTTTTCATCCCACCACTTGTCGGATGCCGCAATAGTATTGAGCTTATGATCCCACTCGAGGCCGGTTTGTTCCTTCTTCAAATCTATCCATAATCGCCATTGATCCTTAAGGGCATCCCATTTATTTTTTAGTTGTTTTTTGGAATAATTTTTACCCGTTTcattattaaaattaattagcaCATTATCCCACCCTTCTTTGTTAAGATAGGTGTTTGGATGATTATTCCTTTCCACCTCCTTgatacatatgttacaaagcACATCAACTAGTGCATCATTCCAACATGCCGACTCTTTTCCCATCTAAGTAGACAAAAGAGTAATGACACAAATCAGCAAATATTTCACCTTCTTTACTTATCATTGCCCTTTCTTTTAGGTTAATATCATTAAATGCACTCCCTacatgcgtgtttctatttcTTATGGGTTATTAGGTATCAATTCTATAATCAATTCGCAATAATTCTACAATAGACTAATAAGTACTAAAATGGATTTGAGATTAATAACTAATCAATTCACAAGAGTTCTACATAGACTAAGCAATACTACAAT
This is a stretch of genomic DNA from Argentina anserina chromosome 4, drPotAnse1.1, whole genome shotgun sequence. It encodes these proteins:
- the LOC126792004 gene encoding uncharacterized protein LOC126792004; amino-acid sequence: MEGVEHRTVRVNGIDMHVAEKGQGPVVLFIHGFPELWYSWRHQIQALAALGYRAVAPDLRGYGDTDAPPDASSYTCFYVVGDLIALLDAVTDDQEKVFVVGHDWGALIAWYLCLFRPDRVKALVNLSVHFYPRNPQMKTLESMKAAYGDDYYICRFQEPGEIEAEFAQIGTARVIKEFLTLFRHPGPLFLPKGKCFGHPSDSPIALPSWLSEDDVNYYVGKFEKKGFTGGLNYYRNFDRNWELLAPWTGAQVKVPVKFIVGDLDLVYNSLGSKDFIYNGEFKKYVPFLEEVVVMEGVAHFINQEKGDEISGHIHDFIKKFE